The following coding sequences are from one Rathayibacter sp. SW19 window:
- a CDS encoding type II toxin-antitoxin system PemK/MazF family toxin yields MASFSGFLASIGRALFGTKRSRVAVERSEPGRTGAGATLEVDPRSVGRLRMSYSPRRNGSPDPGEIVWTWVPYTERDGRGKDRPVLIVAAEASGSLLAVQLTSKDHDGDQRDFVHLGTGPWDAQGRPSWVNIERVFRVLPQGMRREAAALDSARFRTVADALRRRYGWGS; encoded by the coding sequence GTGGCCTCATTCTCCGGATTCCTTGCCAGCATCGGTCGCGCGCTTTTCGGGACGAAACGGTCGAGGGTTGCCGTAGAACGATCAGAGCCAGGGCGCACCGGTGCCGGCGCGACACTCGAGGTCGATCCGCGCTCAGTTGGCCGACTTCGGATGAGTTACTCGCCGCGCAGAAACGGCAGCCCTGACCCGGGCGAGATCGTCTGGACCTGGGTGCCGTACACCGAGCGGGACGGCCGCGGCAAGGATCGGCCGGTGCTGATCGTCGCTGCCGAGGCATCCGGATCGCTCTTGGCTGTGCAGTTGACGAGCAAAGACCACGATGGCGACCAGCGCGACTTCGTGCACCTGGGCACAGGACCGTGGGACGCTCAAGGTCGGCCGAGCTGGGTCAACATCGAGCGGGTGTTCCGGGTTCTGCCGCAGGGCATGCGACGTGAGGCGGCTGCATTGGATTCTGCGCGCTTTCGAACCGTTGCGGACGCGCTTCGCCGACGGTATGGCTGGGGCAGCTAG
- a CDS encoding ammonium transporter: protein MLIHAAAAYDAKSSVDSLWLLVAAALVLLMTPGVAFFYGGMVKAKSVISMMMMSFGAMALVGVLWVLYGYGMSFGSPLIPHWLGNPLSSLGLQSLVDGKNGPDLSGLAFAGFQATFAIITVALISGAIADRAKFGSWLIFAGVWVTLVYFPVAYWVFNLADGWAPALLHVNDFAGGTAVHINAGAAGLALALVLGKRVGFQKGMVKPHNVPLTLLGAALLWFGWFGFNAGSEGAVDGIAALAWINTLAAPAAATLGWLIVERIKDGKPTSIGAASGAVAGLVAITPACNILTPFWAIVLGLLVGAVCAIAIDMKYKLGFDDSLDVVGIHLVGGMIGTLYIGIFGMTKVNGVYTSLLYGGSLQQLGVQALAAFGVGIFSFGMAWIIGTIIQKTIGFRIKNEDEVAGVDTFVHGEEGYALENA, encoded by the coding sequence ATGTTGATACACGCCGCAGCCGCCTACGACGCCAAATCCAGTGTCGATTCACTCTGGCTTTTGGTCGCAGCCGCACTTGTTCTCTTGATGACACCCGGTGTCGCATTCTTCTATGGCGGCATGGTCAAAGCAAAGAGCGTCATCAGCATGATGATGATGAGCTTCGGCGCGATGGCACTGGTCGGAGTGCTGTGGGTGCTCTACGGCTACGGTATGTCGTTCGGCAGCCCTCTGATCCCGCACTGGCTCGGCAATCCGCTGTCCAGCCTCGGCCTGCAGTCGCTGGTCGACGGCAAAAACGGGCCGGATTTGAGCGGCTTGGCATTCGCCGGATTCCAGGCCACCTTTGCGATCATCACCGTCGCCCTGATCTCCGGCGCGATCGCAGACAGGGCGAAGTTCGGCTCATGGCTGATCTTCGCCGGGGTCTGGGTGACGCTGGTCTACTTCCCGGTTGCATACTGGGTCTTCAATCTGGCGGATGGCTGGGCTCCAGCACTTCTGCATGTCAATGACTTCGCCGGCGGCACCGCAGTGCACATCAACGCCGGTGCAGCCGGGTTGGCGCTCGCGCTTGTGCTCGGCAAGCGGGTGGGCTTCCAAAAGGGCATGGTAAAGCCTCACAACGTGCCGCTGACGCTCTTGGGTGCGGCACTCCTATGGTTTGGCTGGTTCGGCTTCAATGCGGGCTCAGAGGGCGCTGTAGACGGGATTGCCGCCCTCGCCTGGATCAACACCCTCGCTGCTCCTGCTGCAGCAACCCTGGGCTGGTTGATCGTGGAAAGGATCAAGGACGGCAAACCGACATCGATCGGTGCGGCATCCGGAGCAGTCGCAGGGTTGGTTGCGATCACGCCGGCCTGCAACATCCTTACGCCGTTCTGGGCTATCGTTCTGGGCCTGCTGGTCGGAGCCGTTTGCGCGATCGCGATCGATATGAAGTACAAGCTCGGATTCGACGACTCGCTCGACGTGGTTGGCATCCACCTGGTCGGCGGCATGATCGGAACGCTGTACATCGGCATCTTCGGCATGACCAAGGTGAACGGTGTGTACACGAGCCTGCTCTACGGGGGCAGCCTGCAGCAGTTGGGTGTGCAGGCACTCGCTGCCTTCGGTGTCGGGATCTTCTCATTCGGCATGGCCTGGATCATCGGCACGATCATTCAGAAGACGATCGGCTTCCGCATCAAGAACGAAGATGAAGTCGCCGGCGTCGACACGTTCGTGCACGGCGAAGAAGGCTACGCGCTCGAGAACGCCTGA
- the pdxT gene encoding pyridoxal 5'-phosphate synthase glutaminase subunit PdxT codes for MVGNATQSDEVALRVGVLALQGDFREHLAVLRSLGADAVAVRRPSELATVDGLIIPGGESSVMDKLSRTFELVAPLRQAIASGLPIYGTCAGLIMLADRVLDSIAGQETLGGLDVTVRRNAFGSQLDSFETDLHIPALGDEPMHAVFIRAPIVEAVGDKARVVAALDDGRVVAVEQGNLLGTSFHPEMTGDTRFHEYFLAKVCGRVAAR; via the coding sequence GTGGTTGGTAACGCGACGCAGTCCGACGAGGTCGCGCTGCGTGTCGGCGTGCTGGCCCTGCAGGGCGATTTTCGAGAGCACCTCGCCGTGCTGCGCTCGCTCGGGGCGGATGCCGTCGCCGTGCGGCGCCCGAGCGAACTCGCGACCGTCGATGGGCTGATCATTCCGGGCGGCGAATCGAGCGTGATGGACAAGCTGTCGCGCACGTTCGAGTTGGTCGCCCCGCTGCGTCAGGCGATCGCATCCGGCTTGCCGATCTACGGAACGTGCGCAGGGCTGATCATGCTCGCCGATCGTGTGCTGGACTCGATCGCTGGGCAGGAGACGCTCGGTGGTCTCGACGTGACGGTGCGACGCAACGCGTTCGGGTCGCAGCTCGACTCGTTCGAGACCGACCTGCACATTCCTGCGCTCGGAGACGAGCCGATGCACGCCGTGTTCATTCGCGCGCCGATCGTTGAGGCTGTCGGCGACAAGGCGCGCGTGGTCGCGGCGCTGGACGACGGCCGTGTCGTCGCCGTCGAGCAGGGCAACCTGCTCGGAACCTCATTCCATCCCGAGATGACCGGCGACACCCGATTCCACGAGTACTTCCTAGCGAAGGTCTGCGGCAGAGTGGCCGCGCGCTGA
- a CDS encoding HIT family protein: MARLTLDDYESGDHHRSGDHAGSGDQADAQQVIIDDPSHLVGVPDEFQRLWTPHRMVYIQQGQKQPHGDDCPFCVAPTLSDEQALIVHRGRTGYALLNLFPYNSGHVLVCPYRHVSSYDDATPEEVAEIAEITQTAMRVIRSVSRNDGFNIGMNQGAIAGAGIASHLHQHIVPRWASDANFLPIIAKTKALPQLLGDVRQAIVEAWPAQKSTPQPE, from the coding sequence ATGGCCCGCTTGACGCTCGACGACTACGAGTCGGGCGATCACCACAGGTCCGGTGACCACGCAGGGTCGGGCGATCAGGCCGACGCGCAACAGGTGATCATAGACGACCCGTCGCACCTGGTCGGAGTACCAGACGAATTCCAGCGGTTGTGGACACCGCACCGGATGGTCTACATCCAGCAGGGGCAGAAACAACCGCACGGCGACGACTGCCCGTTCTGTGTCGCGCCGACGCTGTCCGACGAACAAGCGCTGATCGTGCACCGTGGTCGCACGGGCTACGCGCTGCTGAACCTGTTCCCATATAACAGCGGCCACGTGCTGGTATGCCCGTACCGGCATGTCTCGTCGTACGATGACGCCACACCGGAAGAGGTCGCCGAGATCGCCGAGATCACCCAGACGGCGATGCGCGTGATCCGATCCGTCTCGCGCAACGACGGGTTCAACATCGGGATGAACCAGGGTGCGATCGCCGGAGCCGGAATCGCCTCACACCTGCATCAGCACATCGTGCCGCGGTGGGCATCCGACGCCAATTTCCTGCCGATCATTGCGAAGACGAAGGCGCTGCCGCAATTGCTCGGAGACGTCCGTCAGGCCATCGTCGAGGCGTGGCCGGCCCAGAAGAGCACACCCCAACCCGAGTAG
- the pdxS gene encoding pyridoxal 5'-phosphate synthase lyase subunit PdxS has protein sequence MSESTATSQVGSNRVKRGLAEMLKGGVIMDVVTAEQARIAEDAGAVAVMALERVPADIRSQGGVARMSDPDLIESIIAEVSIPVMAKARIGHFVEAQILQALDVDYIDESEVLSPADYLNHIDKWRFTVPFVCGATNLGEALRRINEGAAMIRSKGEAGTGDVSEATKHIRKITSEIAALSSLRTDELYVAAKELQAPYELVAEIAETGKLPVVLFTAGGVATPADAAMMMQLGADGVFVGSGIFKSGDPAKRAAAIVKATTFFDDPGVIAEVSRGLGEAMVGINVSDLPAPHRLAERGW, from the coding sequence ATGAGTGAAAGCACAGCCACGTCCCAGGTCGGCTCGAACCGCGTCAAGCGCGGACTTGCCGAGATGCTCAAGGGCGGCGTCATCATGGACGTCGTCACCGCAGAGCAGGCCCGCATCGCAGAGGATGCTGGCGCGGTCGCCGTGATGGCGCTGGAGCGGGTGCCGGCCGACATCCGTTCGCAGGGTGGCGTGGCCCGAATGAGCGACCCCGATCTGATCGAGTCGATCATCGCCGAGGTGTCGATCCCGGTGATGGCGAAGGCGCGCATCGGCCACTTCGTCGAGGCGCAGATTCTGCAGGCGCTCGACGTCGACTACATCGACGAATCGGAGGTGCTCAGTCCAGCCGACTACCTCAACCACATCGACAAGTGGCGCTTCACCGTTCCGTTCGTCTGCGGCGCCACGAACCTCGGCGAGGCCCTTCGTCGTATCAACGAGGGTGCGGCGATGATCCGCTCCAAAGGCGAAGCCGGCACTGGCGACGTGTCTGAGGCGACCAAGCACATCCGCAAGATCACCTCGGAGATCGCGGCGCTCAGCTCACTGCGCACCGATGAGCTGTATGTCGCCGCCAAGGAATTGCAGGCGCCGTATGAACTCGTCGCGGAGATCGCGGAAACCGGCAAGCTGCCTGTGGTTCTGTTCACCGCCGGCGGTGTTGCGACCCCGGCCGACGCCGCCATGATGATGCAGCTCGGCGCGGACGGCGTGTTCGTCGGCAGCGGCATTTTCAAGTCGGGCGATCCGGCCAAGCGCGCGGCCGCGATCGTGAAGGCGACGACATTCTTCGACGACCCCGGCGTGATCGCGGAAGTCTCGCGCGGGCTCGGCGAGGCCATGGTCGGCATCAACGTGTCCGACCTGCCCGCGCCCCACCGGCTCGCAGAACGTGGTTGGTAA
- the zapE gene encoding cell division protein ZapE — translation MTSETTERTTRLVDIAPTITGAEIAADLTPPPQFAHASFESYRPDKAYPSQAEAVERLKAFAQTWAPPRPTGLFGWGKKKPVVTKPGVYLDGGFGVGKTHLLAALWHEAPTPKYYGTFIEYTALVGALGFAGAGKLLRGSHLVCIDEFELDDPGDTMMMTRLLGQLVSGGTRIAATSNTPPNALGEGRFAASDFLREIQSLSANFETIKIDGLDYRRRDTDGEAESVEPGTLNATVEALRMRGTVVTSDDFRELIAHLATVHPSKYVKLIAGVEVIALSDVAPLHDQMEALRLVAFIDRVYDAEIPVIASGAPLSEVFDSEMLQGGYRKKYLRAASRMIALTTGELPPHD, via the coding sequence ATGACGTCGGAAACGACCGAACGCACCACGCGACTCGTGGACATCGCACCGACAATTACCGGTGCCGAGATCGCCGCCGACCTGACTCCGCCTCCGCAGTTCGCCCACGCCAGCTTCGAGTCGTACCGTCCTGACAAAGCCTATCCGTCTCAGGCGGAAGCGGTCGAGCGCTTGAAGGCGTTTGCGCAGACGTGGGCCCCACCACGGCCGACCGGATTGTTCGGCTGGGGTAAGAAGAAGCCCGTCGTGACCAAACCGGGCGTGTATCTCGACGGCGGCTTCGGTGTCGGCAAAACCCACCTGCTTGCCGCTCTGTGGCACGAGGCACCCACTCCGAAGTATTACGGAACATTCATCGAATACACCGCGCTGGTTGGCGCCCTCGGGTTCGCGGGCGCGGGCAAGCTTCTGCGCGGATCCCACCTGGTCTGCATCGATGAGTTCGAATTGGACGACCCCGGCGACACGATGATGATGACCCGCTTGCTCGGGCAGTTGGTCTCAGGTGGCACTCGGATTGCGGCCACGTCGAACACTCCGCCCAACGCGTTGGGGGAGGGCCGGTTCGCGGCATCCGATTTTCTTCGCGAGATTCAGTCGCTCTCGGCGAATTTCGAAACGATCAAGATCGACGGACTCGACTACAGACGGCGCGATACCGACGGCGAAGCCGAATCCGTCGAACCCGGCACGCTGAACGCCACGGTCGAGGCACTGCGGATGCGCGGCACTGTCGTCACCTCGGACGACTTCCGCGAACTGATCGCACACTTGGCGACCGTGCACCCGTCGAAATACGTGAAGCTGATCGCCGGCGTCGAGGTGATCGCACTGAGCGACGTGGCACCGTTGCACGATCAGATGGAGGCGTTGCGCTTGGTCGCGTTCATTGACAGGGTTTACGACGCGGAAATTCCCGTTATCGCAAGCGGAGCACCGCTGAGTGAGGTTTTCGATTCCGAGATGCTGCAGGGCGGGTACCGCAAGAAATATTTGCGCGCAGCCTCGCGCATGATCGCGTTGACAACGGGTGAGCTCCCGCCGCACGACTGA
- the thrS gene encoding threonine--tRNA ligase yields MSDGFELFPDRSVVAIRVNGELKDLATQVTADDTVEPITIESADGLSILRHSAAHVLAQAVQSINPEAKLGIGPPITDGFYYDFDVAESFTPEDLKALDKAMERIIRQGQRFVRRTITEDDARAELADQPYKLELIGLKGHPSGEDNESVEVGGAELTIYDNVDPRTGETIWKDLCRGPHLPSTRLIGNGYALTRVAAAYWRGSEKNPQLQRIYGTAWPTKDELRAYQTRMEEAAKRDHRKLGAELDLFSFPEELGSGLSVWHPRGGIVRQEMEQHARRRHLEAGYSYVYTPHISKADLFATSGHLETYAEGIWPPIHMDEVRDEDGNITKVGADYYLKPMNCPMHILIYKERGRSYRDLPMRLAENGTVYRNELSGALHGLTRVRGFTQDDSHLFVAPDQLEGEVTKVLEFVLSMLRDFGLTEFELELSLRDDHKDKWIGSDEFWQMSTDALRRVALASGLKLTEVPGEAAFYGPKIDLKTTDAIGRVWQLSTVQVDPNLPERFGLEFTDRDGSKQRPIMIHRALFGSIERFFAILLEHYAGAFPVWLAPVQVIGVPVAEEYADYLGDVIARLKSQGVRAQLDDSDDRMQKKIRNATKSKVPFQLIVGEEDRSNGAVSFRFRDGTQLNGIPAQEAIEKIVASVQSHEQVVTAWPA; encoded by the coding sequence GTGTCTGACGGCTTCGAGCTATTCCCAGACCGGTCCGTGGTCGCGATCCGCGTCAACGGCGAGTTGAAAGACCTTGCCACGCAGGTGACGGCCGACGACACGGTGGAGCCGATCACGATCGAGTCCGCGGACGGACTGAGCATCCTTCGCCACTCCGCAGCCCACGTTCTCGCCCAAGCCGTGCAGTCGATCAACCCCGAGGCCAAGCTTGGCATTGGGCCGCCGATCACCGATGGGTTCTATTACGACTTCGATGTCGCAGAGTCGTTCACGCCGGAAGACCTCAAAGCACTGGATAAGGCGATGGAGCGGATCATCCGCCAAGGCCAGCGCTTCGTACGCCGCACCATCACAGAAGACGACGCGCGTGCCGAGCTGGCAGATCAACCGTACAAGCTGGAACTGATCGGGCTGAAGGGCCACCCTTCTGGTGAAGACAACGAATCCGTTGAAGTGGGCGGCGCGGAGCTGACGATCTATGACAACGTCGACCCGAGAACCGGCGAAACGATCTGGAAAGACCTGTGCCGGGGGCCCCACCTGCCGAGCACGCGCCTGATCGGCAATGGATACGCTCTCACTCGCGTGGCCGCCGCATATTGGCGCGGCTCGGAAAAGAATCCGCAGTTGCAGCGCATCTACGGCACGGCCTGGCCGACAAAAGACGAATTGCGCGCATATCAAACCCGCATGGAAGAGGCTGCCAAGCGCGACCATCGCAAACTCGGCGCCGAACTCGACCTGTTCAGTTTTCCGGAGGAACTCGGCTCCGGCCTGTCGGTGTGGCATCCACGGGGCGGCATCGTGCGGCAAGAGATGGAGCAGCACGCACGCCGCCGTCATCTCGAGGCGGGCTACTCGTACGTCTACACCCCGCACATCTCCAAGGCGGACCTGTTCGCGACGTCCGGACACCTGGAAACCTACGCGGAGGGCATCTGGCCGCCTATCCATATGGATGAGGTTCGTGACGAGGACGGCAACATCACAAAAGTGGGCGCGGACTACTATCTCAAGCCCATGAACTGCCCGATGCACATCCTGATCTACAAGGAGCGGGGTCGCAGCTATCGCGACCTGCCGATGCGGCTCGCCGAGAACGGAACCGTCTACCGAAACGAGCTCTCCGGGGCTCTGCACGGACTGACCCGGGTGCGCGGTTTCACGCAAGACGACTCGCACCTCTTCGTCGCACCGGACCAACTCGAGGGCGAGGTCACGAAAGTGCTCGAATTCGTTCTCTCGATGCTGCGCGACTTCGGCCTGACCGAATTCGAACTCGAGCTCTCGCTGCGCGACGACCACAAGGACAAATGGATTGGCTCTGACGAGTTCTGGCAGATGTCGACAGACGCACTGCGTCGCGTCGCCCTCGCAAGCGGGCTCAAACTGACCGAAGTGCCCGGCGAGGCCGCATTCTACGGACCAAAGATCGATCTGAAGACCACTGACGCTATCGGCCGCGTCTGGCAGCTCTCGACGGTGCAGGTCGACCCCAACCTGCCCGAGCGATTCGGCCTCGAATTCACCGATCGAGACGGCAGCAAGCAGCGACCAATCATGATCCACCGTGCCCTGTTCGGTTCCATCGAACGCTTCTTCGCCATCCTTCTCGAGCACTACGCCGGCGCGTTCCCGGTATGGCTCGCTCCGGTTCAGGTGATCGGCGTCCCGGTCGCAGAAGAGTACGCCGACTACCTCGGCGATGTGATCGCACGGCTGAAGTCGCAGGGCGTGCGGGCGCAGCTCGACGATTCTGACGATCGGATGCAGAAGAAGATCCGCAACGCGACGAAGTCGAAGGTGCCGTTCCAGTTGATCGTCGGCGAGGAGGACCGCAGCAACGGTGCGGTCAGCTTCCGATTCCGTGACGGAACCCAGCTCAACGGCATCCCGGCGCAGGAGGCGATCGAGAAAATCGTCGCATCCGTGCAATCGCACGAGCAAGTCGTCACCGCATGGCCCGCTTGA
- a CDS encoding DUF3800 domain-containing protein, with protein MLLAYIDEIGETGAFISRTHSRFNTSPAFGYAGFIIPAENARQLGQEFTIEKRRLFRNDIAKAPEPARWERKGADIFRPDSPETQPHQLRVFKGLVKGLRRLGGSLFYYADEKPIGTPKQTSLNTKERELAAMRETLNRLCTHADAADENLLVMIDQINEKQRAARLPKMYGHILSRATERHEMKRIIEPPMHIDSVLSSNIQFADWIAAAVSRAIDYQLISDSRYKWVPDRLGESLRGAFTHESKLHLWYKSVPDFNHFDVFKHTRPLHPRVSGQTIASAMPKLMARMHEAAIRADNKN; from the coding sequence ATGCTGCTTGCCTATATCGATGAAATCGGAGAGACAGGCGCGTTCATTTCCAGAACACATAGTCGATTCAACACCAGCCCAGCATTCGGATATGCCGGGTTCATTATCCCGGCCGAAAATGCGCGCCAGCTCGGTCAAGAGTTCACGATTGAGAAGCGCAGGCTCTTTAGGAACGACATCGCGAAAGCTCCCGAACCAGCCAGATGGGAACGGAAAGGGGCGGACATCTTTCGCCCAGACAGCCCGGAAACACAGCCCCACCAGCTGCGAGTATTCAAAGGTCTAGTCAAGGGCCTTCGTCGTCTTGGTGGCAGCCTCTTTTACTACGCCGACGAAAAGCCTATCGGTACCCCGAAGCAAACATCGCTCAATACGAAAGAGCGCGAGTTGGCTGCTATGCGGGAAACATTGAACCGACTCTGCACCCATGCGGATGCCGCAGACGAGAATCTGTTAGTCATGATTGATCAGATCAACGAAAAACAACGTGCCGCGCGATTACCCAAAATGTACGGGCACATCCTCTCTCGAGCCACTGAACGTCATGAGATGAAGCGAATCATTGAGCCTCCGATGCACATCGACAGCGTCTTGAGCTCGAACATTCAGTTCGCAGACTGGATTGCAGCGGCAGTTTCGCGGGCCATTGACTACCAGCTCATTTCAGATTCGCGGTATAAGTGGGTACCTGATCGACTGGGCGAATCCCTGCGAGGGGCATTCACGCATGAGTCCAAGCTGCACCTCTGGTACAAGTCAGTGCCCGACTTCAACCATTTCGACGTGTTCAAACACACGCGACCGCTGCATCCGCGCGTGTCGGGGCAGACAATCGCGTCAGCAATGCCCAAGTTGATGGCGAGAATGCACGAGGCCGCGATCCGTGCCGATAACAAAAACTAG